From a region of the Chlorocebus sabaeus isolate Y175 chromosome 23, mChlSab1.0.hap1, whole genome shotgun sequence genome:
- the IL9 gene encoding interleukin-9 precursor: MLLATVLTSALLLCSVAGRGCPTSTGIVRDINFLINKMQEDAASKCHCSANVTSCLCLPIPSDNCPGPCFREGLSQMTNTTVKTRYPLIFNRVKKSVEVLKNNKCPNFSCEQPCNQTMAGNTLTFLKSLLEVFQKEKMRGMGGKI, encoded by the exons ATGCTTCTGGCCACCGTCCTTACCTCTGCCCTGCTCCTGTGCTCCGTGGCAGGCCGGGGGTGTCCAACCTCGACGGGGATCGTCAGGGACATCAACTTCCTCATCAACAAGATGCAG GAAGATGCTGCTTCGAAGTGCCACTGCAGTGCTAAT GTGACCAGTTGTCTCTGTCTGCCCATTCCTTCT GACAACTGCCCTGGACCATGCTTCAGGGAGGGACTGTCTCAGATGACCAATACCACAGTGAAAACAAGATACCCACTGATTTTCAATCGGGTGAAAAAATCGGTTGAAGTACTAAAGAACAACAAGTGTCCC AATTTTTCCTGTGAACAGCCATGCAACCAGACCATGGCAGGCAACACGCTGACATTTCTGAAGAGTCTCCTGGaagttttccagaaagaaaagatgagaggGATGGGAGGCAAAATATGa